One stretch of Pseudomonadota bacterium DNA includes these proteins:
- a CDS encoding potassium transporter Kup — protein sequence MHISPRDTHKQNIAALTIAAIGVVFGDIGTSPIYTIREVFSPRYGIIPSADNILGCLSLIFWALALIVSVKYIFFMLKADNRGEGGLMALLALVLKATEKKPKKRFILIALGLFGTALFYGDAIITPAISVLSAVEGLGVASPTLQPYVMPITLVVVILLFMLQRRGTAGVGALFGPITVVWFGVLGFLGVINLGLDPSVFKALNPSYAIQFFITNKVFGFLAIGAIALAITGTEGIYTDMGHFGRKPIRIAWSLWVWPNLLLNYFGQGALILAQPETITHPFYNMVPSWGLYPLIGMTTIATVVASQAVISGTYSLTRQAIQLGYCPRLDVFHTSESEIGQIYMPWINWMLLAAVLLLILSFGSSSNLASAYGVAVTGMMAIDTVMAYFVVTHLWGWRGWYVLPIALTFLGIDLALFAANSVKILQGGWFPFTIGLILFTLFTTWYRGRQGLIRELAPDTLDLKPFLTSLSAYPPQRVSGTAVFMTTSSNAVPRALLHNLNHNKVLHERVVLLTVKTEEIPHISNQERVLVEPITDEFFKILVRYGFKDQPDIPAALELCAPMGLTFNAMDTSYFLSRQTLVPKLGKDMALWREKLFALMSRNSSSPISFFKLPANRVVELGTRIEL from the coding sequence ATGCATATTAGCCCTCGAGATACTCACAAACAAAATATCGCCGCCTTAACGATTGCAGCGATTGGCGTTGTTTTCGGTGACATCGGCACCAGCCCAATCTATACCATTCGAGAAGTTTTTAGTCCCCGCTACGGCATCATACCCTCGGCAGACAATATTCTAGGGTGTCTTTCGCTCATTTTTTGGGCGCTCGCACTGATCGTCTCGGTCAAATATATTTTTTTCATGCTTAAAGCAGACAACCGTGGCGAAGGGGGCTTGATGGCACTACTAGCACTTGTCCTCAAAGCAACGGAAAAGAAACCGAAAAAACGGTTTATCTTAATCGCACTCGGGCTCTTTGGTACCGCTCTGTTTTACGGAGATGCGATCATCACACCCGCTATCTCCGTTTTATCTGCAGTCGAAGGGCTTGGCGTTGCTAGCCCAACACTTCAGCCATATGTTATGCCCATTACGCTCGTGGTCGTGATCCTACTCTTCATGTTGCAGCGACGAGGGACTGCTGGAGTTGGTGCGTTATTCGGGCCAATAACGGTAGTTTGGTTTGGTGTCTTGGGGTTTTTAGGGGTCATTAACCTCGGTTTAGACCCCTCAGTATTCAAGGCTTTAAACCCGAGCTATGCTATACAATTTTTTATTACTAATAAAGTATTTGGTTTTCTAGCTATTGGGGCAATAGCGCTCGCAATAACCGGGACCGAAGGCATCTATACCGACATGGGGCATTTTGGTCGAAAACCGATAAGGATCGCTTGGTCGTTGTGGGTTTGGCCAAATTTATTACTGAATTACTTCGGACAAGGTGCGCTCATCCTCGCCCAACCCGAAACGATCACCCATCCGTTCTATAACATGGTCCCTTCCTGGGGCTTATACCCACTCATCGGCATGACGACTATCGCGACAGTGGTTGCTTCCCAAGCCGTAATATCAGGGACTTATTCATTAACGAGGCAGGCGATACAACTCGGATATTGTCCACGTCTTGATGTATTTCATACCTCTGAAAGTGAAATTGGGCAGATATACATGCCATGGATCAACTGGATGCTGTTAGCCGCCGTATTACTACTAATTCTCTCATTCGGTTCGTCAAGCAATCTCGCCAGCGCCTACGGTGTCGCCGTGACGGGGATGATGGCGATTGATACTGTAATGGCGTACTTTGTTGTAACCCATTTGTGGGGATGGCGGGGATGGTATGTGCTGCCTATCGCTCTGACCTTCCTAGGAATCGACCTAGCTCTATTTGCGGCAAACTCCGTCAAAATTTTGCAGGGCGGCTGGTTTCCCTTCACGATCGGGTTAATCCTCTTTACGCTTTTCACCACCTGGTATCGAGGGCGCCAAGGGCTTATTCGCGAACTGGCTCCTGATACACTGGATCTTAAACCCTTTTTAACTAGCCTTTCTGCGTATCCTCCTCAAAGGGTTTCCGGCACGGCGGTTTTCATGACCACTTCCTCAAATGCGGTTCCTCGTGCGTTACTCCACAACCTGAACCACAATAAAGTACTTCACGAGCGTGTCGTGCTCCTGACAGTAAAAACTGAAGAAATACCGCACATCTCCAATCAAGAGCGCGTCCTCGTCGAACCCATAACAGACGAATTCTTTAAAATTCTGGTTCGTTATGGCTTCAAGGATCAGCCAGATATACCCGCAGCCTTGGAACTTTGCGCCCCCATGGGATTGACGTTTAACGCAATGGACACCTCATATTTCCTTTCACGACAAACGCTGGTTCCAAAACTTGGAAAAGATATGGCCCTATGGCGCGAAAAATTGTTCGCACTGATGTCTAGAAATTCATCAAGCCCCATCAGTTTTTTTAAGCTGCCCGCCAATCGGGTTGTAGAGCTCGGAACCCGCATTGAACTCTAA
- a CDS encoding Rid family detoxifying hydrolase, whose protein sequence is MANQTIQTKLAPAALGAYSQGIKAGETIYVSGQLGLSANSSVLPSTFSEQARQAFLNIESILKEAGLKLHDVVKFTVFLSDLNDFSELNKLMESLFMSCALPARSVIQVSRLPKDALIEIDAIAVH, encoded by the coding sequence ATGGCGAACCAAACGATACAAACCAAACTTGCCCCGGCTGCTTTGGGAGCTTATTCACAGGGGATAAAGGCAGGGGAAACTATTTATGTATCTGGCCAGTTAGGCCTTAGTGCAAACTCGAGCGTGCTCCCTTCAACTTTCAGCGAGCAAGCGCGCCAAGCCTTTCTGAACATTGAGTCTATTCTGAAAGAGGCAGGGCTTAAGCTGCATGATGTGGTGAAATTCACAGTATTTTTAAGTGATTTAAATGACTTCAGCGAGCTTAATAAACTTATGGAAAGTTTATTTATGTCATGCGCTCTTCCAGCTCGGTCCGTGATTCAAGTATCACGCTTACCCAAGGATGCTTTGATTGAAATTGATGCTATTGCTGTTCATTAG
- the recG gene encoding ATP-dependent DNA helicase RecG, whose translation MKSSAKKSADQHDDLDGIGTPIVRTKLSRLGISRAQDLLLFFPLRYEDETQVFGISEAPERDLVQIEVTVVQAKVEFRPGRQLVVTVEDESDRAILRFLHFYPNQQRVLEVGARIRVVGELRMGRQRLREMVHPRVKKIIENDPLPTTLTPVYPTTKGLSQAAIRKAVAQAFTIVDQSDTLLPSILKDLGLPSYSKTVNMLHRPTPDVDAAVLKDSLGIFWGRISFDELFAQQLIMRKNYDKREQYSAPLMKRNTIEMKKFLDHLNFKLTSAQNRVLVEIQTDMADRVPMRRLLQGDVGSGKTVIAALAALQVIGSGYQVALMVPTEILSEQHFKKIEEWLAVLGITVERLTGSLTKKERAIVIEKIASGSAKLIVGTHALFQGDVVFKNLGLVIIDEQHRFGVKQRLALVDKGADRLNQTHQLMMSATPIPRSLAMSFFGDLDVSAIDELPPDRVPITTKLVSNSRREEVFQRVQETCRSGQQVYWVCPLIEESEVLQLETAIQTHQTIQAQFPNLSIGIVHGRMKAQDKTAVMEKFSNREIHLLVATTVIEVGVDVPNATVMVIESAERMGLSQLHQLRGRIGRGAYASTCILLYGQKLTDIARARLKIIYENIDGFEVAQADLQLRGPGEILGARQSGMPMLRYADIERDLLFLEAAKRLAPDFLAHHPNLAERHINRWYGSREKYSEV comes from the coding sequence ATGAAGAGTAGCGCTAAGAAATCTGCTGATCAACACGATGACCTTGATGGTATTGGTACGCCGATAGTTCGTACCAAACTCAGTCGTCTCGGTATATCTAGAGCTCAGGATTTATTGCTATTTTTCCCGCTTAGGTATGAGGATGAGACTCAAGTGTTTGGGATTAGCGAGGCGCCAGAGCGGGATCTGGTTCAAATCGAAGTCACGGTTGTTCAGGCCAAAGTGGAGTTTCGACCCGGGCGACAGTTAGTGGTTACCGTTGAGGATGAAAGCGACAGAGCAATCCTTCGTTTTTTACATTTTTATCCGAATCAACAACGCGTGTTAGAAGTTGGTGCGCGTATCCGAGTTGTGGGTGAGTTGAGGATGGGACGTCAACGTTTGAGGGAGATGGTGCATCCTCGAGTTAAAAAAATTATTGAAAACGATCCGCTGCCTACGACACTCACCCCTGTTTATCCAACGACTAAAGGATTAAGTCAGGCAGCAATTCGAAAAGCGGTGGCGCAAGCCTTCACAATCGTGGACCAGAGCGATACGCTCTTACCGTCGATTTTGAAAGATCTCGGCCTGCCAAGCTACTCTAAAACGGTGAATATGCTGCATCGTCCTACCCCTGATGTTGATGCCGCGGTACTGAAAGATTCCTTAGGTATCTTCTGGGGACGTATAAGTTTTGATGAGCTGTTTGCACAGCAACTTATTATGCGCAAGAACTATGACAAGCGAGAGCAATACTCCGCTCCATTAATGAAGCGTAATACGATAGAAATGAAAAAGTTTTTGGACCATCTTAATTTTAAATTAACCAGCGCACAAAATAGAGTTCTCGTTGAAATACAAACAGACATGGCTGATCGTGTTCCGATGCGGCGTCTTCTGCAGGGCGACGTCGGTAGCGGCAAAACCGTGATCGCCGCACTTGCCGCACTACAGGTGATAGGCTCTGGGTACCAAGTAGCCCTGATGGTACCAACGGAAATTTTATCAGAACAACATTTCAAAAAAATTGAGGAGTGGTTGGCCGTATTGGGCATTACCGTTGAAAGATTAACTGGCAGCCTTACGAAAAAAGAACGAGCGATAGTGATTGAGAAGATTGCGTCTGGTTCAGCAAAGCTTATTGTGGGGACTCATGCATTATTTCAGGGCGATGTTGTATTTAAAAATTTGGGTTTGGTGATCATTGATGAGCAGCATCGTTTTGGCGTTAAACAAAGACTGGCGTTGGTTGACAAGGGAGCTGATCGCTTAAATCAAACACACCAATTAATGATGAGCGCCACTCCAATTCCAAGGTCTTTAGCAATGAGTTTTTTCGGAGACTTAGATGTGTCGGCAATTGATGAGTTACCGCCCGATCGTGTCCCAATCACGACAAAGTTGGTTAGCAATAGTCGACGAGAAGAGGTCTTCCAGCGCGTACAAGAGACTTGCCGCTCGGGTCAGCAAGTCTATTGGGTTTGTCCGCTTATAGAGGAATCTGAAGTGTTGCAGCTAGAGACAGCCATACAGACACACCAGACAATCCAAGCTCAATTTCCAAATTTAAGTATAGGCATTGTTCATGGAAGAATGAAGGCTCAAGATAAGACAGCGGTTATGGAGAAATTCTCCAACAGAGAGATCCATTTATTGGTGGCTACGACGGTCATTGAGGTCGGTGTTGACGTTCCGAACGCTACCGTTATGGTGATTGAGAGCGCTGAAAGGATGGGGTTGTCACAATTGCATCAGTTGAGAGGCCGGATCGGTCGCGGGGCCTACGCCAGCACCTGCATTCTTCTTTATGGTCAAAAACTGACGGATATTGCACGCGCGCGGCTAAAAATTATCTATGAAAATATAGATGGGTTTGAGGTGGCCCAAGCAGATCTTCAGCTTCGAGGCCCAGGGGAAATACTCGGCGCACGACAGTCTGGTATGCCGATGCTCCGCTACGCGGATATAGAAAGAGATTTACTGTTTTTAGAAGCAGCAAAGCGTCTCGCGCCTGATTTCTTGGCCCATCATCCAAATCTGGCAGAGCGACACATTAATCGGTGGTACGGCTCACGCGAAAAATATTCGGAGGTATAG
- the ubiA gene encoding 4-hydroxybenzoate octaprenyltransferase, whose translation MLKIFRLRLSSYARLIRIDKPIGFCLLLWPTLWAIWMSFGGMPNAHVFLVFVIGAFLMRSAGCAINDYADRDYDPHVKRTANRPLATKEIAPWEALVVAALLALIAFGLVLTLNALTIKLSFVALFLAISYPFAKRYISMPQAYLGVTFGVGIPMAWASAVDHIPFVACVTMLANLFWVLAYDTQYAMVDRDDDMAIGIKTSAILFGKYDVTMVLVFQTTFLFLMLMVGIMSALGTFYYMGLAGATVAIAFQYPMIKYRSREGCFRAFRHNNAVGSVIFFSLLLDKVFVRG comes from the coding sequence ATGTTGAAAATTTTTCGACTAAGGTTGTCTAGCTATGCGCGATTAATTCGCATAGATAAACCGATAGGCTTTTGCTTGTTGCTCTGGCCAACACTTTGGGCTATCTGGATGTCGTTTGGGGGCATGCCCAATGCTCATGTTTTCTTGGTGTTTGTGATTGGTGCATTTCTGATGCGATCTGCGGGTTGCGCAATAAACGATTATGCCGATAGGGATTATGACCCTCATGTTAAACGTACCGCTAATCGACCTCTTGCGACTAAAGAAATAGCCCCATGGGAGGCGTTAGTTGTCGCCGCTCTTCTCGCATTGATCGCTTTTGGGTTGGTGTTGACGCTTAATGCGCTGACCATCAAATTATCATTTGTGGCGCTTTTCCTGGCGATTAGCTACCCGTTTGCTAAACGATACATATCAATGCCGCAGGCTTACTTAGGCGTTACATTTGGAGTTGGTATTCCCATGGCATGGGCCTCTGCTGTAGATCACATTCCGTTTGTGGCGTGCGTCACGATGCTCGCGAATCTGTTTTGGGTGCTTGCTTATGATACACAATACGCTATGGTGGATCGTGATGATGATATGGCGATTGGTATAAAAACTAGCGCAATTTTATTTGGCAAGTATGACGTTACTATGGTGCTCGTCTTTCAAACTACATTTCTTTTCTTGATGTTGATGGTTGGCATAATGAGTGCCCTCGGCACTTTTTATTATATGGGCTTAGCTGGGGCAACAGTAGCTATTGCATTTCAATACCCAATGATTAAATATCGCTCGCGCGAAGGGTGTTTTCGAGCATTTCGGCATAATAATGCAGTTGGGAGTGTGATTTTTTTTAGTCTACTTCTAGATAAGGTGTTTGTAAGAGGTTAA
- a CDS encoding c-type cytochrome, with protein sequence MKKVVVSCLVAFGLSFVSQVQANDAEALAKSKNCLSCHAIDKKLVGPAYKDVAKGKDPKGGVITLERLVKSIKTGSMGKWGPIPMPPNAVTDEEAKRLAKWILSL encoded by the coding sequence ATGAAGAAAGTTGTTGTGTCCTGCCTCGTGGCATTTGGCCTAAGTTTTGTGTCGCAGGTCCAGGCAAATGACGCGGAAGCACTCGCGAAGTCTAAAAACTGTTTGAGTTGTCACGCGATAGATAAAAAATTAGTCGGCCCAGCCTACAAAGATGTTGCTAAAGGTAAGGACCCTAAGGGGGGCGTAATTACGTTAGAAAGACTCGTTAAATCCATAAAGACTGGAAGTATGGGTAAGTGGGGTCCAATCCCAATGCCACCTAATGCGGTAACTGATGAAGAAGCAAAGCGGTTGGCGAAGTGGATTTTATCCTTATAG
- a CDS encoding branched-chain amino acid ABC transporter substrate-binding protein, with amino-acid sequence MVTKRLFACVVSALLMTGCSSDNETNDGRKVVNIGHVGPLTGYQSHLGKDNERGALLAIAEANKAGSVIGGEVIEFRLLSEDDEANPQKGTVVAEKLMDANVAGIVGHLNSGTTIPASKIYFDAGVPQVSPSATAIEFTHQGYETAYRVMANDGQQGKVLGDYAVKALGAKSVAIIDDRSAYGKGLADEFESAVKQAGGKVMTREFTDTTKIDFTAILTKIKGLKPDLIFYGGMDAQAGPMMKQIKNLGVTATFLGGDGMQTTQFTALSGAEGEGAYASSPGLPLDQMAGGAEFREKYEQIHREAIQLYAPYAYDATSVIIDAMKRANSVDPATYLPFLRSTDLSGVTGRIRFDERGDLKGGSISLYQVTNGKWKYIETFGGGD; translated from the coding sequence ATGGTAACGAAACGTTTATTTGCATGTGTCGTGAGTGCGCTACTCATGACTGGATGTAGTTCAGACAATGAAACTAATGATGGGCGAAAAGTAGTTAATATTGGCCACGTTGGTCCGCTCACAGGATATCAATCCCATCTCGGCAAGGATAATGAACGTGGGGCTTTGCTTGCAATTGCTGAGGCGAATAAAGCGGGTAGCGTGATCGGTGGAGAGGTTATCGAATTCAGATTGCTATCTGAAGATGATGAGGCAAACCCACAGAAAGGTACGGTAGTCGCTGAAAAGTTAATGGATGCTAATGTTGCAGGTATCGTTGGACATTTGAATTCTGGCACGACCATCCCCGCATCAAAAATATATTTTGACGCCGGTGTGCCTCAAGTTTCGCCATCGGCTACGGCAATTGAGTTTACCCATCAAGGCTATGAAACTGCTTACCGCGTAATGGCCAATGATGGACAGCAAGGGAAAGTTTTAGGTGACTACGCGGTCAAGGCCTTGGGCGCTAAGAGTGTTGCGATTATTGACGATCGAAGTGCTTACGGGAAAGGCCTGGCAGACGAATTCGAATCTGCGGTCAAGCAAGCGGGCGGAAAGGTTATGACCCGAGAATTTACGGACACCACAAAAATAGATTTCACTGCAATTTTAACTAAAATCAAAGGCCTCAAGCCTGATTTAATTTTTTATGGCGGGATGGATGCGCAAGCTGGGCCTATGATGAAACAAATCAAAAATTTGGGTGTGACAGCTACTTTCCTTGGCGGGGATGGTATGCAGACCACACAGTTTACAGCGCTATCCGGCGCTGAAGGTGAGGGCGCTTATGCGTCTTCTCCTGGGTTGCCGTTAGATCAAATGGCAGGGGGTGCGGAGTTTCGGGAGAAATACGAGCAAATCCATCGCGAGGCTATTCAGCTTTATGCGCCATACGCATATGATGCGACCTCTGTGATTATCGACGCGATGAAGCGGGCAAATTCGGTAGATCCAGCCACTTACTTGCCATTTCTTCGCAGTACTGACTTATCCGGAGTAACTGGGCGAATCCGTTTTGACGAGCGAGGAGATTTAAAAGGCGGCAGCATCAGCCTTTATCAAGTAACCAACGGAAAGTGGAAGTACATTGAAACGTTTGGTGGTGGTGACTAG
- a CDS encoding branched-chain amino acid ABC transporter permease: MDIFAQQVINGLVLGSVYAMVALGYTMVYGILGLINFAHGELVMIGAMIALAVVSALMAGCPEMNPFTMILIAGAAAILVCVLLAFFIERLAYRPLRNAPRLAPLITAIGISILLQNIAMIIWGRKYKMVPQIFPIETHELFSASITSVQLFIVAISGVFMAGLLLVVHFTKLGRAMRATSESQRVAGLMGINVNKIISVTFMIGAALGAVAGILVAGNYSVAHYSMGFMLGLKAFTAAVLGGIGNLGGAVLGGLLLGLIESIGAGYIGDLTGGFLGSNYQDVFAFVVLIVVLVFRPTGIMGERVSERA; the protein is encoded by the coding sequence ATGGATATATTTGCTCAGCAAGTTATCAATGGGTTAGTTTTAGGTAGCGTCTACGCGATGGTAGCGCTGGGCTATACCATGGTCTACGGGATTCTTGGGCTGATTAACTTTGCTCATGGCGAACTGGTGATGATTGGTGCCATGATTGCTCTGGCTGTTGTGTCGGCTCTGATGGCCGGATGCCCGGAAATGAATCCCTTCACAATGATTTTGATTGCAGGTGCTGCGGCGATTTTAGTGTGTGTGCTTTTGGCGTTTTTTATTGAGCGGCTAGCTTACCGTCCATTGCGTAATGCGCCGCGTCTGGCACCTTTGATTACTGCGATTGGGATTTCAATTCTGCTTCAAAATATCGCTATGATTATTTGGGGTCGTAAATACAAAATGGTGCCTCAGATATTTCCTATTGAAACTCATGAATTATTTAGCGCCAGCATCACAAGTGTTCAGTTATTTATTGTTGCGATCTCAGGGGTATTCATGGCCGGTCTACTTTTAGTCGTGCATTTCACTAAACTCGGACGCGCTATGCGCGCCACTTCAGAGAGCCAGCGAGTAGCTGGACTTATGGGTATAAACGTTAATAAGATAATCTCGGTAACTTTTATGATTGGCGCTGCGCTTGGCGCGGTAGCCGGTATCTTAGTCGCGGGTAACTATAGTGTGGCGCACTATTCGATGGGGTTCATGCTCGGACTCAAGGCGTTTACAGCGGCAGTTCTGGGCGGCATTGGCAATCTTGGCGGAGCCGTCCTTGGCGGACTATTGCTTGGTCTTATTGAAAGCATTGGAGCTGGTTATATTGGAGATTTGACGGGGGGCTTTCTTGGAAGTAATTACCAAGATGTGTTCGCTTTTGTCGTCCTGATTGTTGTGCTGGTTTTTAGACCTACCGGAATTATGGGTGAACGCGTGTCGGAGCGGGCATGA
- a CDS encoding ABC transporter ATP-binding protein codes for MRLIVQQLLKKITRNKKVLLVGYVFLFLALAVLPFLLSNTVGKTWVRILDFALIYAMLALGLNIVVGFAGLLDLGYIAFYAVGAYIWALLASPQFDLHLPFWAILPIGAGVTAIFGALLGAPTLRLRGDYLAIVTLGFGEIIRIFLNNLDHPINVTNGPIGINKIDPISIGGADLTRTHEWLGISFSGAHIYYYLLLVLLIFTIVMCVRLENSRIGRAWLAIREDELAAQAMGINTRNIKLLAFALGAAFGGVAGGLFASLQGFVSPESFGLLESIMVLCMIVLGGMGHVYGVLLGALLLTALPEILRSTASPIQRVLFGDVYVDPEALRMLLFGLALIVVMLVRPAGLWPAPRRRAMVDQDIGHD; via the coding sequence ATGAGACTGATCGTACAACAGTTATTGAAAAAAATAACGAGGAACAAGAAAGTACTGTTAGTCGGATATGTGTTTCTTTTTCTTGCGTTGGCAGTTCTACCTTTCCTGCTGAGTAATACAGTAGGTAAAACTTGGGTTCGTATTCTCGATTTCGCATTAATTTATGCCATGCTTGCTCTGGGTTTAAATATCGTGGTGGGCTTCGCTGGCCTGCTCGATTTAGGATACATTGCCTTCTACGCGGTAGGAGCTTATATATGGGCATTATTGGCCTCGCCGCAGTTCGATTTGCATCTACCATTTTGGGCTATCTTGCCCATAGGGGCTGGCGTGACAGCTATTTTTGGCGCGTTGTTGGGAGCGCCTACTCTTAGGTTGCGTGGAGATTACTTGGCTATAGTGACGTTAGGTTTTGGGGAGATTATTCGTATTTTTTTGAATAACCTTGATCACCCGATCAACGTGACTAATGGCCCAATTGGAATTAATAAAATTGATCCAATCAGTATTGGTGGGGCCGATTTAACACGTACGCATGAATGGTTAGGCATCTCATTCTCGGGCGCGCATATTTATTATTATCTTCTGCTTGTTCTATTAATTTTTACGATCGTAATGTGTGTGCGCCTTGAGAACTCGAGAATTGGCCGGGCTTGGTTGGCGATTAGAGAAGATGAGTTGGCCGCTCAGGCGATGGGCATCAATACGCGAAATATCAAATTGTTGGCATTTGCCTTAGGCGCGGCTTTTGGCGGTGTCGCTGGCGGATTATTTGCCAGTCTTCAGGGGTTTGTCAGTCCAGAGAGTTTTGGTTTGCTCGAGTCAATCATGGTTTTATGCATGATTGTTCTTGGTGGAATGGGGCATGTCTATGGTGTATTGCTGGGCGCGCTTTTACTTACTGCGTTGCCGGAAATTTTAAGATCAACAGCGTCGCCAATACAACGAGTACTCTTTGGCGATGTTTATGTGGACCCTGAAGCACTTAGAATGTTGTTGTTCGGATTGGCGCTGATTGTGGTTATGTTGGTTCGGCCTGCGGGACTGTGGCCAGCACCAAGGCGACGAGCGATGGTAGATCAAGACATCGGTCATGATTGA
- a CDS encoding ABC transporter ATP-binding protein: protein MALLNLREINKNFGGIHALNNVSLTIEGGEIYGLIGPNGAGKTALVNVITGVYLPSSGNVEFNGESIIGRKPHQVALTGITRTFQNIRLFQNMTVLENVMIGTHAKTSTGPFGAIFDTKSSRVEERLIRSQSRAWLDYVGISSQTDYLAKNLSYGDQRRLEIARALATRPKLLALDEPAAGMNATETDELKLLIQSIRRDGVSILLIEHDVKLIMNLCDRVAVLDYGQKIAEDIPSLVRRDPKVIKAYLGGDLP from the coding sequence ATGGCGTTACTAAATTTACGAGAAATCAATAAAAATTTTGGCGGTATACACGCGTTAAATAATGTCTCGTTGACGATTGAAGGTGGTGAAATATACGGATTAATTGGGCCTAATGGTGCGGGCAAGACCGCGCTAGTCAATGTCATCACAGGTGTTTATTTGCCTAGTAGTGGCAATGTTGAATTCAATGGGGAATCAATCATTGGAAGAAAGCCTCATCAGGTTGCGTTAACGGGCATTACCCGAACGTTCCAAAATATTCGTCTTTTTCAAAATATGACAGTATTAGAAAATGTAATGATTGGCACACATGCTAAAACGTCAACAGGACCCTTTGGTGCTATTTTTGATACCAAGTCGTCGAGAGTTGAAGAAAGGTTGATACGTTCACAGTCGAGAGCGTGGTTGGACTATGTTGGGATTTCGTCGCAAACCGACTATTTAGCTAAGAATCTATCTTATGGAGATCAGCGTAGGCTAGAGATTGCACGAGCGTTAGCGACGAGGCCTAAGCTTTTGGCGTTAGACGAGCCTGCCGCTGGGATGAACGCTACAGAGACGGATGAATTAAAGTTGCTGATACAAAGTATCCGAAGGGATGGCGTATCAATTTTGTTGATTGAGCATGATGTAAAACTCATCATGAATTTGTGTGATCGTGTTGCAGTGCTTGATTATGGTCAAAAAATTGCGGAAGACATCCCTAGTTTAGTTCGTCGAGATCCTAAGGTCATAAAGGCCTACTTAGGCGGAGACTTGCCATGA
- a CDS encoding ABC transporter ATP-binding protein, translating into MTFFHVQSMSVRYGGIRAVRDIDIRVDEGEMVALIGANGAGKSSTLNAIAGLLEHTGNVYFDGANLTTEPVYARVKCGISLVPEGRGVFGRLTVEENLLMGAYLGGSQQDQDADLYRMYEFFPRLKERRRQTGGTLSGGEQQMLAIGRALMARPKLLLLDEPSMGLAPIMVEKIFEVIRGVSKSGVTILLVEQNARLALESSQRAYVLESGELSMTGESRALLQNPKVRTSYLGEAE; encoded by the coding sequence ATGACCTTTTTTCATGTGCAATCGATGAGTGTGAGATACGGTGGGATTCGAGCGGTTCGAGATATTGATATTAGAGTCGATGAGGGAGAAATGGTCGCGCTAATTGGTGCAAATGGTGCTGGGAAAAGCTCCACGTTGAATGCGATCGCAGGATTGCTTGAACACACTGGTAATGTGTATTTTGATGGTGCGAACCTGACCACGGAACCTGTATATGCACGAGTGAAATGTGGTATTTCATTGGTACCCGAAGGGCGTGGGGTATTTGGGCGTTTAACGGTAGAAGAAAATCTACTGATGGGTGCGTATCTGGGTGGCAGCCAGCAAGACCAGGATGCAGATTTGTACAGAATGTACGAGTTTTTTCCAAGACTTAAAGAGCGACGTCGTCAAACAGGCGGTACTTTGTCGGGTGGTGAGCAGCAAATGCTAGCAATTGGCCGAGCCCTGATGGCAAGACCAAAATTATTGTTGTTAGATGAGCCATCAATGGGTTTGGCACCTATTATGGTTGAAAAAATTTTTGAAGTGATTCGTGGGGTATCTAAGTCGGGAGTCACGATTTTGTTAGTTGAGCAAAATGCACGGTTAGCACTTGAGTCGAGTCAGCGGGCTTACGTGCTGGAGAGCGGTGAGTTATCAATGACCGGCGAGTCACGAGCACTGCTTCAAAATCCAAAAGTTCGAACTAGCTATTTAGG